The genomic stretch GTAGGTCGCTTCTACGGCGCGAATGATAAGCTCATCCATCATCTCGAGAGCTCCAGGAACAATACCTGCTTCGATAATCGCGCTCACCGCACGGCTCGCTTCCGTGACCGACGGAAATGCAACCAAGAGGGTCTTCCGGGCTGGAGGTGGTGGGATAAGTCGAACGAGTACCTGGGTGACGATTCCCAGCATTCCTTCCGAACCGATCACCACCCCTCGAAGGTCAAGACCAGGAGCATCATCTCCTTCTTCCGGGCGCACCCCTAGCCACACGGTCTGCCCGTCGGAAAGAACAAGCTCCAGACCCAATACATGATTGGTCGTAACCCCATATCGTAGAGTGTGCGGACCCCCAGAATTCGTAGCCACATTGCCGCCAATGGTGCAGGCACCTTGGCTCGAAGGGTCCGGAGCAAAGACAAGCCCGTACCGGGAGGCAGCCTGGGTAAGATGAAGGTTGACGCAGCCGGCTTCTACCAGCGCCCGCCGGTTACGAGGGTCAATGGATAAAATCCGTCTCATTCGGGACAGGCTCACCACAACTCCCCCTCCTACGGCAGCTACGGATCCTGAAAGACTTGTGCCCGCACCTCGCGGAATGATGGGAAGCCCTTCCGTCGCACAGAACCGTACTACCTCGCGAACTTCACGCGGATCGCCGGGCAGGACAACCGCGGTAGGCAAATGTTTTTCTAGGGTGTAAGCGTCACATTCATACACCAAAAGATCCTCTTCGCGCCAAAGGACATGGGACTCCCCGACGATTCGGCTTAAAGCCTTTCGCTGCCGTTCTGAAAGAGAGAAACTCATGCCTTCCATGAGAGAAGCAAATCCCTAAACCCGCCTTAGGATCTAAGTTCTGGAAAACCCCGGCAAGCGCAAAAGAAAGAATTTTCCTTCTAGAAGATTGCAACCTTGCCAAACCCGCGCCAGAAGCTTTACAAGTAAAGCCCTGGATGGACCTACGCTCACCGCTGACTTCTTTCTTGCCCAAACGATTACTCTTAGGGCCGGGACCGAGTAACGTCGCTCCGTCTGTTTTGGCAGCCATGGCCAGCCCTCTGGTCAGTCACTTGGACCCTTTTTTCCTCAAGATCATGGAAGAAGTACAACAAATGCTGCGGAAGGTGTTTCAGACGTCCCACGAGATGACCTTTCCGGCTAGTGGTACGGGAAGTGCAGGGATGGAGTTTTGCTTTACCAATCTCATTGAACCCGGGGATGAGGTGTTGATCTGTGTCAACGGCCTTTTCGGTGAAAGAATGGTTGACATGGCATCTCGCTTGGGCGCAATCGTGCGTCGCATCGAAGCCCCTTGGGGACAACCGATCGATCCCACCGAGCTTGAAAGCGTGTTACGCGAACGGCCTTTTAAACTCGTAGCGGTGGTGCACGCAGAAACCTCTACCGGAGTCCGGAATCCGGTGGAAACAATCGGTCGGCTCGTTCATGAAAACGGAGCTCTTTTTTTAGTCGACACAGTCACCTCTTTGGGAGGAATGGAAGTAAACCTGGACGCATGGGGAGTGGATGCCGCCTTTAGCGGAACACAAAAATGCCTGAGTTGCCCGCCAGGTTTAGCACCGGTCAGCTTGAGTCCCAGGGCCGTAGAGGTAGCTCAAAATCGTAAGCATCCCTGTCCAAGCTGGTATCTTGATCTTTTTCTCCTTCGAGCCTACTGGGGGAAAGAACGGGCGTATCACCACACCGCTCCTGTCAGCTCGATCTATGGCCTGCACGAAGCGCTGCGATTGGTGCTGGAAGAAGGTCTTCCGGCACGGTGGGAGCGGCATAAACAAGCCCACCTTCGCCTTTGCCAGGGGCTAGAAGAGCTGGGTTTAGAATTTGCTTCGGAGAAAGGCCATCGCTTGTGGCAGCTTAACGCTGTCAAAGTGCCCGAAGGAGTCGATGAAGCCAACGTGCGAAAAGTGCTTCTCGAGCGTTTCGGCATCGAGATCGGGGCTGGGCTTGGCCCTTTGCGTGGGAAAATTTGGAGGATTGGGCTAATGGGAGAAAACGCCCGAATCTCTGTCGTGGAACGTCTGTTGGAAGCCCTGGGAGAGATCCTTCATAAACAATCCTAAAAATCCTACTGGCATCCAGGGTAGCGCCCATCCAGCTATCGAGGGAGCAAGCCATTTACGTTAGGCCCGTTCCATGCGAAACCCGGTCATGACATGTGTGTTTTTTTATCCTAGCACCCCCAAAAACGAAGGCAAAAAACTACCATTGTAAGACCGAAAACGATGTGTCATTACCCTTAAGAGTACCAATCGATTGTTGGATAAAAAAACCGGCTCTGAGGTGGCTCGGTCCAACCCTATGGCATTAGGGAAAGAGAAATCGAAAGCGGAACAAAAAAAGATGATCACCATAGTCCAGGATACCTGGTTAAAACCGGGTACAGAAGAAGAAGGGCTGCAGCTGATGACGCGCTATCTTTGGTCGGATGTGCAAAGTTTTGAGGGCTTCGTTTCCTTTTCCTATCATTTGTTTACAAATGAGGATGCACCTGGACACATCATCGCTTTTGCGACGTAGCAGAATCGAACGGATGCGGATGGTGTGCGCGAAAAACACAAGGATTCCCTAACGACCCGCTAGCTCGCTCAGCTTCTGTCGCGTCCCCGCGATCAGTGGATCCTGCATGAAGAGACGCAATAACGCGCTTACCTCCCACCACTCAATGGCCAGCCCTTAAGAGAGCCCCATGGCCTCACCTCCCGTCGACACACTCATTCTGGACGAAGTCCTTCACGGGAGTCTTTGTTGCCGTCCGTACCGTTCACAAGGACTCCTCGAAAAACACATTTGTAAGAAAGTAAGGAAGAACCCAAGCTATCCCAAAAGCTACCCCCTGAAAGGCAACCCAGTGAGCTTTCAGGATACGAGGTGGGCCTTGGCTCATCGCAACCGTTTTCAATGGCTTATTGCCCGAATGGTTTCCTTCCCTCACAATGGAGAAGCCTTTCGATCACCTTCGCTTGGTCAACTGGCTTTTCCCGCGCTATCCGCTCTGCTTGGCCTGTGGTACCGAAGGATTACGCGAGCCCCCTTTCGAAAGGTTAGATAAGACCATGTCCATTCAAAAAGGACCAATGCTTTATTATGAAAACCAATAAGTTTAATCAAGTGGACGAAAAGCCAGAGAATCCAGGCGATCCATCCTGCACATTGTATCCACCCGATCTTGGCTACTGCCATAGAGCGCCCCACCGTTGCCAAGGTTCCCTTGTCGATGTAACGGAAAGGCTTGCGGAGTGTGTTTTTTTCTTCAAGTTCGGCAAGGATCGTTCGAGCTGCATGCTCCCCCATTTGGATCGCTGCAGG from Candidatus Methylacidithermus pantelleriae encodes the following:
- a CDS encoding FAD-binding oxidoreductase produces the protein MSFSLSERQRKALSRIVGESHVLWREEDLLVYECDAYTLEKHLPTAVVLPGDPREVREVVRFCATEGLPIIPRGAGTSLSGSVAAVGGGVVVSLSRMRRILSIDPRNRRALVEAGCVNLHLTQAASRYGLVFAPDPSSQGACTIGGNVATNSGGPHTLRYGVTTNHVLGLELVLSDGQTVWLGVRPEEGDDAPGLDLRGVVIGSEGMLGIVTQVLVRLIPPPPARKTLLVAFPSVTEASRAVSAIIEAGIVPGALEMMDELIIRAVEATYQFGFPQGAGAVLIIELEGVPSGLDRLAAKVEDLCRKANACEVRVATTEKERNHLWKARKGAFGAVGRISPNYLTQDGVVPRSHLAEITGWIEACSKKYGVTIGNVFHAGDGNIHPLILYDEQDPDQVRRALAAGREILERCLELGGSVTGEHGIGLEKMDLLEKQFGAAELALMQALRRAFDPQGRCNPYKMFPSSRRCADFFPRRQIAA
- a CDS encoding pyridoxal-phosphate-dependent aminotransferase family protein, with amino-acid sequence MDLRSPLTSFLPKRLLLGPGPSNVAPSVLAAMASPLVSHLDPFFLKIMEEVQQMLRKVFQTSHEMTFPASGTGSAGMEFCFTNLIEPGDEVLICVNGLFGERMVDMASRLGAIVRRIEAPWGQPIDPTELESVLRERPFKLVAVVHAETSTGVRNPVETIGRLVHENGALFLVDTVTSLGGMEVNLDAWGVDAAFSGTQKCLSCPPGLAPVSLSPRAVEVAQNRKHPCPSWYLDLFLLRAYWGKERAYHHTAPVSSIYGLHEALRLVLEEGLPARWERHKQAHLRLCQGLEELGLEFASEKGHRLWQLNAVKVPEGVDEANVRKVLLERFGIEIGAGLGPLRGKIWRIGLMGENARISVVERLLEALGEILHKQS